Proteins found in one Taeniopygia guttata chromosome 27, bTaeGut7.mat, whole genome shotgun sequence genomic segment:
- the RUNDC3A gene encoding RUN domain-containing protein 3A isoform X2 produces the protein MEASWVPAAMALGLSSKKASSRNIAVERKNLITVCRFSVKTLLEKYTADPIDDSSEEFVNFAAILEQILSHRFKGPVSWFSSDGQRGFWDYIRLACSKVPNNCVSSIESMENISTSRAKGRAWIRVALMEKRMSEYISTALRDTRTTRRFYDDGAIMLREESTVLTGMLIGLSAIDFSFCLKGEVMDGKTPVVIDYTPYLKFTQSYDYLSEEEERGSVESSTSEDSSPEHPYLPLVTDEDSWYNKWRKMEQKFRIVYAQKGYLEELVRLRESQLKDLEAENKRLKLRLEEVMVQNQLEKRELEGVILELQEQLTGLIPCENPQLAQLSKEMVTPLVNQWPSLGTLNGNESGSDSKLYRREGPHALHAGALRLPGLPAQLQVPGQPQVQRVPGERQHGSQPDPQPQLRPPAPAPPGPA, from the exons ATGGAAGCGAGCTGGGTGCCGGCTGCCATGGCTCTGGGGCTCTCCTCCAAGAAAGCGTCCTCCAGGAACATCGCCGTGGAGAGGAAAAACCTCATCACCGTCTGCAG GTTCTCGGTGAAAACCCTGCTGGAGAAGTACACGGCGGATCCCATCGACGACTCCTCCGAGGAGTTCGTCAACTTCGCTGCCATCCTCGAGCAGATCCTCAGCCACCGCTTCAAAG GCCCTGTCAGCTGGTTCAGCTCTGATGGACAGCGCGGGTTCTGGGATTACATCCGCCTGGCCTGCAGCAAGGTGCCCAACAACTGCGTCAGCAGCATCGAGAGCATGGAGAACATCAGCACCTCCAGGGCCAAG GGCCGGGCCTGGATCCGCGTGGCGCTGATGGAGAAGCGAATGTCCGAGTACATCTCCACGGCCCTGCGGGACACTCGGACCACCAG GCGGTTCTACGACGACGGGGCCATCATGCTGCGGGAGGAGTCCACGGTGCTCACGGGGATGCTCATCGGGCTCAGCGCCATCGACTtcag cTTCTGCCTGAAGGGAGAGGTGATGGACGGCAAAACGCCCGTGGTCATTGACTACACGCCCTACCTGAAGTTCACCCAGAG CTATGACTACCTgagcgaggaggaggagcggggCAGTGTGGAGAGCAGCACAAGCGAGGACAGCTCACCCGAGCACCCCTACCTGCCCCTGGTCACCGACGAGGACAGCTGGTACAACAAGTGGCGCAAGATGGAGCAGAAATTCCGCATTGTTTATGCCCAAAAG GGGTACCTGGAGGAGCTGGTGCGGCTGCGGGAGTCGCAGCTGAAGGACCTGGAGGCGGAGAACAAGCGGCTGAAGCTCCGGCTGGAGGAGGTGATGGTGCAGAACCAGCTGGAgaagagggagctggagggcgtcatcctggagctgcaggagcagct GACGGGGCTGATCCCCTGCGAGAACCCTCAGCTGGCCCAGCTCTCCAAGGAGATGGTGACACCCCTGGTCAACCAGTGGCCCTCCCTGGGGACCCTCAATGGCAACGAGAGCGGCTCGGACAGCAAACTCTACAGAAG GGAAGGACCCCACGCCCTCCATGCTGGGGCTCTGCGGCTCCCTggcctccctgcccagctgcaagTCCCTGGCCAGCCTCAAGTCCAACGAGTGCCTGGTGAGCGACAGCACGGAAGCCAGCCCGACCCGCAGCCCCAGCTGAGACCCCcggcccccgcgccccccggcccggcctgA
- the RUNDC3A gene encoding RUN domain-containing protein 3A isoform X3 produces MENISTSRAKGRAWIRVALMEKRMSEYISTALRDTRTTRRFYDDGAIMLREESTVLTGMLIGLSAIDFSFCLKGEVMDGKTPVVIDYTPYLKFTQSYDYLSEEEERGSVESSTSEDSSPEHPYLPLVTDEDSWYNKWRKMEQKFRIVYAQKGYLEELVRLRESQLKDLEAENKRLKLRLEEVMVQNQLEKRELEGVILELQEQLTGLIPCENPQLAQLSKEMVTPLVNQWPSLGTLNGNESGSDSKLYRRHSFVSTDQLSAENSLSSDSQRLGEGKREGEPWGPLGKDPTPSMLGLCGSLASLPSCKSLASLKSNECLVSDSTEASPTRSPS; encoded by the exons ATGGAGAACATCAGCACCTCCAGGGCCAAG GGCCGGGCCTGGATCCGCGTGGCGCTGATGGAGAAGCGAATGTCCGAGTACATCTCCACGGCCCTGCGGGACACTCGGACCACCAG GCGGTTCTACGACGACGGGGCCATCATGCTGCGGGAGGAGTCCACGGTGCTCACGGGGATGCTCATCGGGCTCAGCGCCATCGACTtcag cTTCTGCCTGAAGGGAGAGGTGATGGACGGCAAAACGCCCGTGGTCATTGACTACACGCCCTACCTGAAGTTCACCCAGAG CTATGACTACCTgagcgaggaggaggagcggggCAGTGTGGAGAGCAGCACAAGCGAGGACAGCTCACCCGAGCACCCCTACCTGCCCCTGGTCACCGACGAGGACAGCTGGTACAACAAGTGGCGCAAGATGGAGCAGAAATTCCGCATTGTTTATGCCCAAAAG GGGTACCTGGAGGAGCTGGTGCGGCTGCGGGAGTCGCAGCTGAAGGACCTGGAGGCGGAGAACAAGCGGCTGAAGCTCCGGCTGGAGGAGGTGATGGTGCAGAACCAGCTGGAgaagagggagctggagggcgtcatcctggagctgcaggagcagct GACGGGGCTGATCCCCTGCGAGAACCCTCAGCTGGCCCAGCTCTCCAAGGAGATGGTGACACCCCTGGTCAACCAGTGGCCCTCCCTGGGGACCCTCAATGGCAACGAGAGCGGCTCGGACAGCAAACTCTACAGAAG gcacagcttcGTGAGCACCGACCAGCTCTCGGCCGAGAACAGCCTCAGCTCCGACTCCCAGCGTCTGGGCGAGGGCAAGCGCGAAGGGGAGCCCTGGGGGCCCTTGG GGAAGGACCCCACGCCCTCCATGCTGGGGCTCTGCGGCTCCCTggcctccctgcccagctgcaagTCCCTGGCCAGCCTCAAGTCCAACGAGTGCCTGGTGAGCGACAGCACGGAAGCCAGCCCGACCCGCAGCCCCAGCTGA
- the SLC25A39 gene encoding mitochondrial glutathione transporter SLC25A39 isoform X2 — protein MAEKTPPSPGGGITPLQQMLASGTGAILTSLFVTPLDVVKIRLQAQRTPFSKVLAAQSVPWGAQPATWKCFLYCNGLMDHLYVCQNGNGCTAWYKAPGHFTGTLDAFVKITRYEGIRSLWSGLPPTLVMAVPATVIYFTAYDQLRDYLHARMGSWNHCIPLLAGALARLGAVTVISPLELIRTKMQSQQLSYRELRVCIQSAVAQDGWLSLWRGWGPTVLRDVPFSALYWFNYELVRTWLCRQPWLDGATFTVSFASGAISGTVAAVLTLPFDVVKTQRQIELGDSEVHPVTASKPSSTWLLLQRIRAESGTRGLFAGFLPRVIKVAPACAIMISTYEFGKSFFQKLNQEQQLRGL, from the exons ATGGCTGAGAAGACGCCGCCGAGCCCCGGCGGGGGCATCACGCCGCTGCAGCAGATGCTGGCCTCGGGGACGGGCGCCATCCTCACCTCCCTCTTCG TGACGCCGCTGGACGTGGTGAAGATCCGGCTGCAGGCCCAGAGGACGCCCTTCTCCAAAG TGTTGGCAGCGCAGTCAGTGCCCTGGGGCGCTCAGCCGGCCACAT GGAAGTGTTTCCTCTACTGCAACGGGCTCATGGACCACCTGTACGTCTGCCAGAACGGCAACGGCTGCACCGCCTGGTACAAGGCCCCCGGCCACTTCACCGGCACGCTG GATGCCTTTGTGAAGATCACACGCTATGAGGGCATCAGATCTCTGTGGAGCGGCTTGCCCCCAACCCT GGTCATGGCCGTGCCAGCCACCGTCATTTACTTCACCGCCTATGACCAGCTGCGGGACTACCTGCACGCCCGCATGGGCAGCTGGAACCACTGCATCCCCTTGCTGGCCGGGGCCCTCGCCAGGC TGGGTGCTGTGACGGTCATCAGCCCCCTGGAGCTGATCCGCACCAAGATGCAGTCGCAGCAGCTCAGCTACCGCGAGCTGCGCGTGTGCATCCAGTCGGCGGTGGCGCAGGACGGCTGGCTGTCCCTCTGGAGAGGCTGGGGACCCACCGTGCTGCGGGACGTCCCCTTCTCGG ctctgtaCTGGTTTAACTACGAGCTGGTGAGGACgtggctctgcaggcagccctggctggatgGGGCCACCTTCACGGTCAGCTTCGCGTCCGGGGCCATCTCTGGCACG GTGGCCGCGGTGCTGACGCTGCCCTTCGACGTGGTCAAAACCCAGCGGCAGATCGAGCTGGGAGACAGCGAGGTGCACCCAG TCACAGCCTCCAAGCCTTCCTCcacctggctgctcctgcagcgGATCCGCGCCGAGTCTGGCACCCGGGGGCTGTTTGCAG GGTTCCTGCCCCGCGTCATCAAGGTGGCACCTGCCTGCGCCATCATGATCAGCACCTATGAATTCGGCAAGAGCTTCTTCCAGAAGCTgaaccaggagcagcagctgcgggGATTGTGA
- the SLC25A39 gene encoding mitochondrial glutathione transporter SLC25A39 isoform X1, with protein sequence MAEKTPPSPGGGITPLQQMLASGTGAILTSLFVTPLDVVKIRLQAQRTPFSKGKCFLYCNGLMDHLYVCQNGNGCTAWYKAPGHFTGTLDAFVKITRYEGIRSLWSGLPPTLVMAVPATVIYFTAYDQLRDYLHARMGSWNHCIPLLAGALARLGAVTVISPLELIRTKMQSQQLSYRELRVCIQSAVAQDGWLSLWRGWGPTVLRDVPFSALYWFNYELVRTWLCRQPWLDGATFTVSFASGAISGTVAAVLTLPFDVVKTQRQIELGDSEVHPVTASKPSSTWLLLQRIRAESGTRGLFAGFLPRVIKVAPACAIMISTYEFGKSFFQKLNQEQQLRGL encoded by the exons ATGGCTGAGAAGACGCCGCCGAGCCCCGGCGGGGGCATCACGCCGCTGCAGCAGATGCTGGCCTCGGGGACGGGCGCCATCCTCACCTCCCTCTTCG TGACGCCGCTGGACGTGGTGAAGATCCGGCTGCAGGCCCAGAGGACGCCCTTCTCCAAAG GGAAGTGTTTCCTCTACTGCAACGGGCTCATGGACCACCTGTACGTCTGCCAGAACGGCAACGGCTGCACCGCCTGGTACAAGGCCCCCGGCCACTTCACCGGCACGCTG GATGCCTTTGTGAAGATCACACGCTATGAGGGCATCAGATCTCTGTGGAGCGGCTTGCCCCCAACCCT GGTCATGGCCGTGCCAGCCACCGTCATTTACTTCACCGCCTATGACCAGCTGCGGGACTACCTGCACGCCCGCATGGGCAGCTGGAACCACTGCATCCCCTTGCTGGCCGGGGCCCTCGCCAGGC TGGGTGCTGTGACGGTCATCAGCCCCCTGGAGCTGATCCGCACCAAGATGCAGTCGCAGCAGCTCAGCTACCGCGAGCTGCGCGTGTGCATCCAGTCGGCGGTGGCGCAGGACGGCTGGCTGTCCCTCTGGAGAGGCTGGGGACCCACCGTGCTGCGGGACGTCCCCTTCTCGG ctctgtaCTGGTTTAACTACGAGCTGGTGAGGACgtggctctgcaggcagccctggctggatgGGGCCACCTTCACGGTCAGCTTCGCGTCCGGGGCCATCTCTGGCACG GTGGCCGCGGTGCTGACGCTGCCCTTCGACGTGGTCAAAACCCAGCGGCAGATCGAGCTGGGAGACAGCGAGGTGCACCCAG TCACAGCCTCCAAGCCTTCCTCcacctggctgctcctgcagcgGATCCGCGCCGAGTCTGGCACCCGGGGGCTGTTTGCAG GGTTCCTGCCCCGCGTCATCAAGGTGGCACCTGCCTGCGCCATCATGATCAGCACCTATGAATTCGGCAAGAGCTTCTTCCAGAAGCTgaaccaggagcagcagctgcgggGATTGTGA
- the RUNDC3A gene encoding RUN domain-containing protein 3A isoform X1, translated as MEASWVPAAMALGLSSKKASSRNIAVERKNLITVCRFSVKTLLEKYTADPIDDSSEEFVNFAAILEQILSHRFKGPVSWFSSDGQRGFWDYIRLACSKVPNNCVSSIESMENISTSRAKGRAWIRVALMEKRMSEYISTALRDTRTTRRFYDDGAIMLREESTVLTGMLIGLSAIDFSFCLKGEVMDGKTPVVIDYTPYLKFTQSYDYLSEEEERGSVESSTSEDSSPEHPYLPLVTDEDSWYNKWRKMEQKFRIVYAQKGYLEELVRLRESQLKDLEAENKRLKLRLEEVMVQNQLEKRELEGVILELQEQLTGLIPCENPQLAQLSKEMVTPLVNQWPSLGTLNGNESGSDSKLYRRHSFVSTDQLSAENSLSSDSQRLGEGKREGEPWGPLGKDPTPSMLGLCGSLASLPSCKSLASLKSNECLVSDSTEASPTRSPS; from the exons ATGGAAGCGAGCTGGGTGCCGGCTGCCATGGCTCTGGGGCTCTCCTCCAAGAAAGCGTCCTCCAGGAACATCGCCGTGGAGAGGAAAAACCTCATCACCGTCTGCAG GTTCTCGGTGAAAACCCTGCTGGAGAAGTACACGGCGGATCCCATCGACGACTCCTCCGAGGAGTTCGTCAACTTCGCTGCCATCCTCGAGCAGATCCTCAGCCACCGCTTCAAAG GCCCTGTCAGCTGGTTCAGCTCTGATGGACAGCGCGGGTTCTGGGATTACATCCGCCTGGCCTGCAGCAAGGTGCCCAACAACTGCGTCAGCAGCATCGAGAGCATGGAGAACATCAGCACCTCCAGGGCCAAG GGCCGGGCCTGGATCCGCGTGGCGCTGATGGAGAAGCGAATGTCCGAGTACATCTCCACGGCCCTGCGGGACACTCGGACCACCAG GCGGTTCTACGACGACGGGGCCATCATGCTGCGGGAGGAGTCCACGGTGCTCACGGGGATGCTCATCGGGCTCAGCGCCATCGACTtcag cTTCTGCCTGAAGGGAGAGGTGATGGACGGCAAAACGCCCGTGGTCATTGACTACACGCCCTACCTGAAGTTCACCCAGAG CTATGACTACCTgagcgaggaggaggagcggggCAGTGTGGAGAGCAGCACAAGCGAGGACAGCTCACCCGAGCACCCCTACCTGCCCCTGGTCACCGACGAGGACAGCTGGTACAACAAGTGGCGCAAGATGGAGCAGAAATTCCGCATTGTTTATGCCCAAAAG GGGTACCTGGAGGAGCTGGTGCGGCTGCGGGAGTCGCAGCTGAAGGACCTGGAGGCGGAGAACAAGCGGCTGAAGCTCCGGCTGGAGGAGGTGATGGTGCAGAACCAGCTGGAgaagagggagctggagggcgtcatcctggagctgcaggagcagct GACGGGGCTGATCCCCTGCGAGAACCCTCAGCTGGCCCAGCTCTCCAAGGAGATGGTGACACCCCTGGTCAACCAGTGGCCCTCCCTGGGGACCCTCAATGGCAACGAGAGCGGCTCGGACAGCAAACTCTACAGAAG gcacagcttcGTGAGCACCGACCAGCTCTCGGCCGAGAACAGCCTCAGCTCCGACTCCCAGCGTCTGGGCGAGGGCAAGCGCGAAGGGGAGCCCTGGGGGCCCTTGG GGAAGGACCCCACGCCCTCCATGCTGGGGCTCTGCGGCTCCCTggcctccctgcccagctgcaagTCCCTGGCCAGCCTCAAGTCCAACGAGTGCCTGGTGAGCGACAGCACGGAAGCCAGCCCGACCCGCAGCCCCAGCTGA